The following proteins are encoded in a genomic region of Fusarium oxysporum f. sp. lycopersici 4287 chromosome 1, whole genome shotgun sequence:
- a CDS encoding NAD-dependent aldehyde dehydrogenase: MASIKTISPSTNKVVCELPETSLDEARDIARRSLIAFQSFRKLDLAQRRAIVEKGLAGIQERKFGLGHELAEHMGRPVAASHKEIETMQKRADYLLDIAEEALASLPGRPEKGFRREIKKIPVGPTLIVFAWNFPYLIIVNALIPALLAGNSVILKPSPQTPLIAEHLVDIFKKAGLPKDVLQVVQSGDPEALKELVKLPELGLVSFTGSTVGGLAIREATSGRTIPVNLELGGNDPAYVRPDADLKYVAAQLVDGAVFNSGQSCCAIERIYVHADVHDAFVREVQEELKRYKLGDPLEADTMVGPVISRAAQNNINAQIQDALAKGAVDATPKNESFLSASPTGNYVPPTLLTHVTHEMDVMREETFGPVIPVAKVKDDEEALRLMNDSDYGLTASIWTKDIARGDELIDQLEAGTVFVNRCDYPNPDLAWTGWKKSGLGCTLGPRGFDAFVKLKSYHVKEAQA; the protein is encoded by the exons ATGGCTTCCATCAAGACCATCTCCCCCTCAACAAACAAAGTCGTCTGTGAGCTCCCAGAGACCTCCCTTGATGAGGCGCGGGACATAGCTCGGCGATCTCTAATCGCCTTCCAGTCCTTTCGCAAGCTCGACTTGGCCCAGCGACGCGCGATAGTGGAGAAGGGACTCGCTGGAATTCAGGAACGGAAATTCGGACTTGGCCATGAACTCGCTGAGCATATGGGACGGCCTGTTGCCGCGAGCCATAAGGAAATCGAGACCATGCAGAAGCGCGCTGATTATCTCCTCGATATTGCTGAAGAGGCACTGGCAAGTCTGCCGGGACGCCCCGAGAAGGGATTCCGGAgggagatcaagaagattcCTGTCGGGCCAACGCTTATTGTTTTTGCTTGGAAC TTCCCTtatctcatcatcgtcaacgctCTCATTCCCGCCCTGCTAGCAGGAAACTCGGTTATCCTCAAACCTTCCCCCCAGACACCTCTCATTGCAGAGCACCTCgtcgatatcttcaaaaAGGCTGGCCTGCCCAAGGATGTCCTTCAAGTTGTCCAATCTGGGGATCCGGAAGCGCTGAAGGAGCTTGTCAAGCTCCCTGAGCTCGGCCTCGTCAGCTTTACCGGTTCCACAGTCGGCGGTCTGGCCATTCGTGAAGCCACCAGTGGACGCACCATTCCTGTCAACCTGGAGCTTGGGGGCAATGATCCGGCCTACGTTCGACCCGATGCCGACCTCAAGTACGTCGCCGCTCAATTGGTTGATGGCGCTGTCTTCAATTCCGGCCAGAGCTGCTGTGCTATTGAGCGTATATATGTCCATGCTGATGTGCACGATGCCTTTGTCCGTGAAGTCCAAGAAGAGCTCAAGAG GTACAAGCTCGGTGATCCCCTCGAGGCAGACACCATGGTTGGGCCAGTCATTTCCCGCGCTGCTCAGAACAACATCAATGCACAGATCCAGGATGCTCTAGCCAAGGGCGCTGTGGATGCGACGCCTAAGAACGAGAGCTTCCTCAGTGCATCCCCCACGGGCAACTATGTCCCCCCTACTCTTTTGACCCACGTTACACATGAGATGGATGTCATGCGCGAGGAGACGTTCGGTCCTGTGATCCCCGTTGCCAaagtcaaggatgatgaggaagccCTGCGCCTGATGAACGATAGCGACTACGGTTTGACTGCCAGTATCTGGACCAAGGATATTGCCCGCGGGGACGAGCTAATTGATCAGCTCGAAGCTGGTACTGTCTTTGTGAATAGATGCGACTACCCTAACCCT GATCTTGCCTGGACtggatggaagaagtcaGGGTTGGGCTGTACACTGGGGCCTCGCGGCTTCGATGCGTttgtcaagctcaagagcTACCATGTAAAGGAGGCCCAGGCTTAA
- a CDS encoding glutamine synthetase — protein sequence MANYGDKTHDAVANNAANGEIAESPIDRIAKLLAGDKKVKVAGIDCDGILRGKIIHKSKFLSSLESGFGMSSAIFGWDMHDVLYTEETSLTSADSGYQDFTAVIDLNSFRRLPFEDNIAFFLLRFYIQDKPVFADGRGLVKALTNNLADSGYKGLAGVELEFLNFQTPSQDGYSSSTDRPNLAAFLANNAPKALRPVTAGAFSYSATRPIMAKQYFHDIFDQSLEIDCPIEGWHTESGPCVYEAALAVSQVSHMADNVALFKSVFSANAVKSTGLTYLSRLVCKSVGVQHNITPCFMAKPIQGLPGNSGHTHVSLTTKEGQNVFVRETPDADPRWPDMANLSDTGRHFLAGIISALPDIMPLLAPNVNSYKRLVENYWAPVSVSWGFEDRLASIRLVAPPSCKPSATRFEIRVPGADIHPHYALSAIFYAGLRGIKNKMQITIPPESARPKETPAERLPNTLEAALGRFSAKDSVARQILGDEFVDFFTVSRRHELRQWREAVTDWEFSRYIETV from the exons ATGGCCAACTACGGCGACAAAACACACGATGCTGTAGCGAATAATGCAGCCAATGGTGAAATTGCAGAGTCACCCATCGACAGGATTGCAAAGCTGTTGGCCGGCGACAAGAAGGTCAAAGTAGCCGGTATCGACTGCGATGGCATCCTCCGCGGCAAGATTATCCACAAGAGCAAGTTCTTGTCCAGTCTCGAGTCTGGATTCGGTATGAGCTCGGCCATTTTTGGCTGGGACATGCACGATGTTCTCTACACTGAAGAGACAAGCCTGACAAGCGCCGACAGCGGCTATCAAGACTTCACGGCTGTGATCGACCTGAATTCTTTCAGGCGGCTACCGTTTGAGGATAACATAgccttctttctccttcgCTTCTACATCCAAGACAAGCCAGTCTTTGCCGATGGCCGTGGTCTGGTAAAGGCCTTGACAAACAACTTGGCCGACTCTGGTTACAAAGGACTGGCTGGTG TGGAGCTAGAATTCTTGAACTTTCAGACACCGTCACAAGATGGCTACAGCAGCTCGACCGACCGACCAAACCTCGCGGCGTTCCTCGCCAATAACGCTCCCAAAGCCCTTCGTCCTGTGACGGCTGGTGCGTTTAGCTACAGCGCGACAAGGCCTATCATGGCGAAGCAATACTTCCACGACATCTTCGACCAGAGCCTAGAGATCGACTGTCCCATCGAGGGCTGGCACACCGAGAGCGGGCCATGCGTCTACGAAGCA GCCCTAGCTGTTTCGCAGGTGTCACACATGGCTGATAACGTCGCCCTATTCAAGTCCGTCTTCTCCGCCAACGCTGTAAAGTCCACTGGACTGACATACCTGAGCAGGCTAGTTTGCAAATCGGTCGGCGTCCAACACAATATCACACCGTGCTTTATGGCGAAACCTATTCAGGGCTTACCTGGAAACTCTGGTCATACACACGTGTCTCTGACAACAAAGGAGGGCCAAAATGTCTTTGTTCGAGAGACACCCGATGCCGACCCACGATGGCCCGACATGGCCAACCTCTCCGACACAGGCCGCCATTTCCTGGCTGGCATCATCAGTGCCCTGCCTGATATCATGCCCCTTCTCGCACCGAATGTCAACTCTTACAAGCGCTTGGTTGAGAACTATTGGGCACCTGTATCTGTGAGCTGGGGCTTTGAGGATCGTCTCGCGTCTATCCGCCTGGTAGCGCCACCTAGCTGCAAGCCCTCTGCAACACGCTTTGAGATCCGCGTTCCCGGTGCAGACATCCACCCCCACTATGCTCTCAGCGCCATCTTCTACGCGGGGCTGCGTggcatcaagaacaagatgcaGATCACTATCCCACCAGAGTCGGCGCGGCCTAAAGAAACTCCTGCCGAGCGGCTTCCCAACACCCTTGAGGCGGCTCTCGGCCGTTTCAGTGCAAAGGACTCGGTGGCTCGACAGATCTTGGGCGACGAGTTTGTTGACTTTTTCACAGTTTCGCGACGCCATGAGTTGAGGCAGTGGAGAGAAGCTGTCACGGATTG GGAATTTTCTCGCTACATTGAGACTGTGTAG